The stretch of DNA gtacaaagcTTTGAAtgctttctttttatatttcttcataCAATAGAGaatagaaatttttttttttattttcttttctttctttttcttaacatattcaataaaaagattaaaatacaatttcttttttttcattaataaatgtttaaaatggtcaataattttttttttttttaaattttttactttaatcaTATTTAACCAAGTCAACAAAATTCTTCTCATTCTCTTTTCCTTGTTCTTATAGtcatacattttaaaattttttctaaatgttACATACTTCATACGTAGTGAAAACCATCTGCCAaagatatatctttttaacttcaatttttttattaaatggtAATTACTTTTCAAGTTTACCAGTGTCTTCTTCTTTTGaattagataaaaatattgtagaaaaaatttttttaaaatatttttttctaattttttcttaaacaCTTTTATGCTTCTGCACTCTGAAAGCCACGTGTCGAATATGCGCTTGTACAGACCCTAAGAGGAAAAGAATTTTAAGCGTTGTCATGTGGTACATGCCTCGTATGAAGCAAACCATACATGAAGCACATTGCGTATGAAGCAAACCATACATGAAGCACGCCGCGTATGAAGCAAACCATACATGAAGCACATCACATAAGCGCGAACTAACCAGCTTGATGGAAACCGAAAGGCAGGGCAAGTTGTACCTCAACTTGCGCAGGTTAACGACAAATACAACGGGGATGAACGAAAAGATGATGTTTAAAGATTTATAAACAAACATTACATTatcgtaaaaaatatttgcacTCTGTATAATCTTTTTACTAgcgaaatattttttatgcatataaattaaGCTATTCAcatttatgttaatattttgaaaattaacGAGATCAAAAAAGGATTTACAACTGATCATTTTAGATATGGACTGATATTTCAGCAatagttttaataaaaagagcaCGAACAAATTACCCTCACTATTGAAATTATAATAGTTCAGAATATTTTTTCGGTATCTATGTACATAGTTAAGCCAATTAACAATGACCTTTTTCTTCACCTTGGTTAGGAAGTAGTCATTTACTTGTAGGACCTGAGACTTTCGTTTcttcttataatttttatatttatgtaaaaggTCAAAGGACTGTATCATGAGCTTATACTTGTATTtgctatataaaaatatgtatttggTTGAGTTGGCAAAATAGTAACTCTTCcatttattgaaaataatttgtattgcatccttgttctttttatcataaaggaataaaaattttttcttcaagTTGATTGTTCTGTCTTTGTGCCTTTTCAAAATtgagaaaaatttttttaatataaaacctatttttttttcatcatatatatatatgataccCTTAAATTTTTGCTCTTCCttatatagataaaaaaattttttaaaataatttttcaaaatatttctcTTTGTTTTCTCTTTCAACTCGTTCAAACAGGAGTACAATTTTTTACGCTTTTCAATATGCTTtgttaaaatggaaaaaaattttctcaaaaaaataatcttaactctttttatgtaatcattataatattttttaaaaaatacttcCTCTTggtatatttctaaaaataaataaaaatatttttcccaCATTTTGCTTTTCcaataattatgaataacataataacaaccttgctctttttttctgtgtttacaatacaaatttaaatgaatataacattttattaataaattcttattatatacattttcaatttgtttattttttcccttttttataatttttttatgatatttacttttccaaaccaaaaaaaatttctttttttttttcctttctattttgtttttccctTCTCGTAATATTCTCCTTCTTTGCGCATAATTCTTCcattcattaaatatatgaagaagataaataaaatgcttttttttccttttcttatatttatttatccatacattcatatataagcACATATTCTTCTTCTgtcttttgaaaaatatattttcatacaCACTCCTCACATATatcttcttttcatttttataattccaTAAGTCGTAATATTTCAGtagcaattttttattttgcatttttgtgtatttttcaaaattatttcttattaatttttttttattcaaataatttaacaaTGCGTTGTAGTATCTCCTCAATGTATAAAAGGTGTACAGGATGTTGCTTTCATTGTATAACTTGACTTTGTTCTTTCTAACCCTTAACACATTTCTATCGtctttgttaatattatgttttactattttcttatatacattacaaataatatttccatttaaaaacaattttagtaaatttcTGCTATTCTTATGAAGGAATGATTTTTCGTCAATAACTAGCTCCTTGTTACTAGATCTCTCTTCATTGATATCACATATGCTTTTATAAAACCTCTTCCCACCACTGTCAACATCAGCGGCATTACCATAGCCATCATCACTATCATTATCACTACCATAACCATCACCTGCatcgtcttttttttttttttttttaataattgaaaaaacgCCCAATTTGTCGTTTTTACACAAGTTGTATATAAGATCTGCGTCCtctatgttttctttttttcgtaGGGTAGCAATTTTCACAATGCTGCTTCGGTTACTGCTTCTTTTATCATGCGGTGCGTACAACCCACAGGTTTCATACTTTCCACACGCTTCTAATCCCCGACAAGGATCATACTTCTCACGCATTCCTAATCCCCCATACGGTTCGTATTTCTGCTTCTCTAGAGGAACATCCCTTCTTCCATTATTTTCCTTGTTTAATGTTGCTACACAGTCATAATTCCTATAATAACATAGCTTGTCTTCGTTCATAGAGTAATCGATAGTATTACTACCTGAATTGCTCATATTTTCACATACAGCTGCATCCAACATTCTTTTAGGATGCTCATACGTCCCTTGATCTTCAATTATATTCTTACATATAGTCAAcagtttattaaaaatttcgTCTGACAGCTGCTTCtttatattgtatttattagtCACATCATAGTAATATTTCAGTATACTAGGGAAATTTAATTCTTCATTGTTAAAATTGCATTCATCGGCTgatctatatattatttcttttattatatcattcGCATCTGCCATGTTGTAATGTATTGTGGTTTCTTTCTCATTTTACGAGATTCTAAATCTGTGTAAACCTACCAACGTTTTACATTCCGcatgaatttataaattacatcCACTCCTTTACACTAAttacacatttattttttatgtgctTATTTAGTTATTCCGTTAGATATACTTTTCCAGTTCTTTCATTTTGGGGCATAATTTCGTAAGCTGTTATTTCGCTATTCGGCAAAAAGACACTGAAATTATGGCATGATGTGGCGGAAAAAAGCCCATACACATTCGcgcatgtatgtacgtatgcgTGTATGTATGGATGTATATAgatgtgcatatgtatatattcgtGTAAGTATGTACGTACGCGTGTACATATACGAAAACAAGCACATTTGATGGTGTGTTTATGCGTATATTCCGCATATATGACTAATGTAGGAAAAAACTACTGCAGCCCATGGCACTTATATATTCCCTCTCcatacaaacaaaaaaaaaaataaataaaataaatcaatattaatgtaaaataatccCAGTTATAGAGAgcacaaaaaaatagaaaaatcaaagtacaaaaaaaaaaaaaaaaacgtacgtatgtatatgtattagtatatatatatatatatatataaatatatatgcataaaaataactctgattatttatatcaattTGGGAAATaagaaacaaataaaatgggAAAATATTAGGCAATAAAAATGGgcaaaaaataagcaaaacattaacaaaaaaaaaagaataaaaaaatgaacaaaaaaattggcaaaaaaaaaaaggcgaGGAAAggaaatatggaaaaaatcATAAACATGCctcaaattatattttacatttttgaaATACATGAAATTTAGCCACTGAATTCTTTTCCATAAATTGTAAACGTGACTTACACAtagtacatatgtatatttatataatatctaTTTTAAACACAATTCCCATCTCATATGCTTgagtattcttttttttttttttttcttctcgctttaatattttttattattcactTTATTTACTGTACCTTTTGTAGTCCTCCTTctcctattttattttccaccttttcaaattattatttttcgaCCCTTTACTGCTTTtcgcatatttttttttcttacttttTTACCAATTTTTTTCTGCTTGACTATTATGGGAATAATTAACAACACTAGTATTTTGTGcataaaacagaaaaaaaaaaaaaaaagattttctttataattgtaaaagTAAAACGTTTActattgtttatatattttctccttttttttaaaaaaaaaaaaaaaaaaaaaaaaaaaaaacacatataaaagctgtaataacaaaataaataaacatttagCTCGAGGGAGATGTATATCACGACAAGGtgagaaaaatatatcgTTTAAAAGTGTAAGTAGTACATTAACTTGTTTTTTTGGTcctacaaaatgaaaataagaaagGGGATAGAAAAGGATACATTATAAACgagaataatattaattttgtgtTCGTTTGTTAGAAGTTCGTGTACTATGCGCGTTTGTTAAGTACATGTTTTACGTGTGacttgtacatatatacgtatttcATGTACTCACGATAAGTACATGTGTATACGTGTAGAATAAGGCTATGAAGGGAAACCCTGATTTTTTTACCTATGGGTTAGCTTCCTTTTTTGAATTCCagttcatataataaatatagtaaacACTTGAACTGCATAATgttttaggaaaaaaaaaaaaaaaaaagtatttgtAACAAAATTCATGTAATAGCGATAATTTACAGTAACGTTATATATGAAGCAAAATGAATTATGCACcttttagaaatataaatttacattgTTATAGAAATGGAAATGGCAAGAAATCCTACAAAAGGATGTTGAACATTAGCTCAATCGAAAGCATCCATAACATTAGAGACGTTAGAAATATAAGCAAATATGGTTACGTTACATCCATAACAAGGTTAACTAAGAATACCAGTGCTCCAATTTGTAAGAAGTGCAACTATGTTAGTAACACCTGCTGCAGTGGCAAGTACTCAATTGTGGGGGTCTCACTCGTAAGGTACGTACCCATTTCCACGACTAGTAATAACAACggtagtagtagcagtagaAGTGTTGAGAAAAAGAGGGCCCCCGACCAAAGCGTCGAAGATAAAGAAGGAAGCTCTAATAACTTGAGCGCTATTATTAACGTCAGTGAAAAAAGGGAAccaaataatagtaacagcAGTAATATAAATGCAAATACAGAGGCTAACACTGCTTACTCAAATAAAGAGGCTAAGGgggaaaataattttatctttgaggagggaaaaaagaagcgttctaaaatgaaaataataggaTATGTCCTCACCACTCTTGcctgttcatatataatttataaagtGTACAAAAACGATATGAATTTATCCAAAGCAGAAGAgagtataataaaagatttGGTTAATTTGATCTATacatatgaagaaaaaatgagTATTCAGAATTCTAAATTTGTTACTTGTTTGAgtgaaaatttaaacaaGCAAATTGCCATGTATTTCCTTCAGTTAGATGCAGATAAGAATTCGGGTTTTCTTATTAATGATGctgttaattttttgtcAGAGTTAAATATAAGGGAGGACAATacaattgtaaaaaattttattaaaaatggaaatggcAAAACAAcggaattaaaaaaactatCAGGATGTTCATTACAACAATTTGCAgaattaatagaaaatttaatattagtaaataaaacaaaaaatgaaaatgaccAGGGGAACGATAAATCATATACTCTGCAAAAGAACGGAAGTTTTTACATTAACATTTTACaacaatatttaaatatatttgttaatttttatagaacaacaaatttatatttgttttttcaaatgaaaaaaaataattcttcaCATAATGAAGAAAAGTTAGATAATTTGGAAATTCAAATATTGGACAAACTAGtcaaatataatgaaaaatatgtggacaaaaaaaatttatctctagattatttattaagtaaAGAGGAGCTGAATAAtcttagaaaaaataatatatcaaaaagaaaagatgaagaaaaagaattattattaattgaaaaaaaaaaacttgaagaaaaaatacagCTACTTCTTCACGtacagttaaaaaaaaatctaacAGAAACGGAAATTAAAAGGTTACATGATTTGAAGACCAAGTTAcgaaatattaaatacacTATAAAGAAGGAGGAACTGAAGAGGTATTTTTGCTGATAAGAACGAATTTCGGTTCTTTCTAAATTATGGATACTGTTTTATGTGTTAATACCTTAGTTGAGGCGGTCTCATTgggtatatacacataaatgtaaacatcgttaaatatatatatatatatatatatatatatatatatatatatatatatttatatacatacatgtgtatTTATCTGTTCATATATGATAATGATACATTTGAAGTGTCTATTTAATTagacttttctttttaacgATCTTATAGTATTttagttaatataaaatgtttttgtaTGCTCAATGCGCTTATCAATTTttcactttatttttattctttcttgTTCCccattttctttatatctTTCCTTTTACGTGTTTCACATACCTTTTTTGAACGAaaacgtgtatatataatgaatatgtatacgactatgtatatatgtatgcatttttatgtgcatgtatatatgcatatgtgtacaGAACAATTATCAGcgttttttattaaaaaaaaaggaaatgttATGTGAATAAACATTTGTAATTTCCATGCTACATGAACAAACAAGTACAAAACATAAAGGGCTTTGCAATCTACGTACGGATgtgataaatttataaaaaagtttatcatcgatacatatatatatattatatatgtgc from Plasmodium malariae genome assembly, chromosome: 1 encodes:
- the PmUG01_01021900 gene encoding conserved Plasmodium protein, unknown function, producing MNYAPFRNINLHCYRNGNGKKSYKRMLNISSIESIHNIRDVRNISKYGYVTSITRLTKNTSAPICKKCNYVSNTCCSGKYSIVGVSLVRYVPISTTSNNNGSSSSRSVEKKRAPDQSVEDKEGSSNNLSAIINVSEKREPNNSNSSNINANTEANTAYSNKEAKGENNFIFEEGKKKRSKMKIIGYVLTTLACSYIIYKVYKNDMNLSKAEESIIKDLVNLIYTYEEKMSIQNSKFVTCLSENLNKQIAMYFLQLDADKNSGFLINDAVNFLSELNIREDNTIVKNFIKNGNGKTTELKKLSGCSLQQFAELIENLILVNKTKNENDQGNDKSYTLQKNGSFYINILQQYLNIFVNFYRTTNLYLFFQMKKNNSSHNEEKLDNLEIQILDKLVKYNEKYVDKKNLSLDYLLSKEELNNLRKNNISKRKDEEKELLLIEKKKLEEKIQLLLHVQLKKNLTETEIKRLHDLKTKLRNIKYTIKKEELKRYFC